One stretch of Zingiber officinale cultivar Zhangliang chromosome 6B, Zo_v1.1, whole genome shotgun sequence DNA includes these proteins:
- the LOC121990785 gene encoding uncharacterized protein LOC121990785, with translation MGSCISSSSSSAAAADGGSEHHRYSLTAKVITADGFLLEYPAETKVRDALSGQRISNSFICSSDELYCNAKIPALTAADSLRPGHLYFLLPLSKLQYPLSGSDMAALAVRASVALSAYASGSSKPPRKGARRVMPVAAEVAGKRAALNEAVNEKEFGFYTDFDGGDERYYGSNSPYEKKEKKMPATKQSKFRQRRWTYRQKLSTIEEIVE, from the coding sequence ATGGGATCCTgcatctcctcctcctcctcctccgccgccgccgccgacggAGGTTCCGAGCACCATCGATACTCTCTGACGGCTAAAGTCATCACAGCCGACGGCTTCTTGCTGGAGTACCCCGCCGAGACCAAGGTCCGCGACGCCCTATCCGGCCAACGCATATCGAATTCCTTCATCTGCAGCTCCGACGAGCTCTACTGCAACGCCAAAATCCCAGCTTTGACCGCCGCCGACTCGCTCCGGCCGGGCCATCTCTACTTCCTCCTCCCGCTTTCCAAGCTCCAGTACCCGCTCTCCGGTTCTGACATGGCGGCGCTCGCGGTGCGGGCGAGCGTGGCTCTCTCGGCGTATGCTTCCGGCTCCAGCAAACCGCCACGCAAGGGAGCTCGGAGGGTGATGCCGGTGGCGGCGGAAGTAGCAGGGAAGCGAGCCGCGCTTAATGAAGCCGTGAACGAGAAGGAATTTGGATTTTATACTGATTTTGATGGCGGCGACGAGCGTTATTACGGATCGAATTCGCCTtatgagaagaaggagaagaagatgccGGCGACGAAGCAGAGTAAGTTCAGGCAACGGCGTTGGACTTACAGGCAGAAGCTGAGCACGATCGAAGAGATTGTGGAATGA
- the LOC121990787 gene encoding uncharacterized protein LOC121990787 — translation MGSCISSSSSAAADGGSEHHRYSLTAKVITADGFLLEYPAETKVRDALSGQRISNSFICSSDELYCNAKIPALAAADPLRPGHLYFLLPLSKLEYPLSGSDMAALAVRASVALSAYASGSSKPPRKGARRVMPVAAEVAGKRAALNEAVNEKEFGFYTDFDGGDERYYGSNSPYEKKEKKMPAMKQSQVRQRRLNYRQRLSTIEEIVE, via the coding sequence ATGGGATCCTgcatctcctcctcctcctccgccgccgccgacGGAGGTTCCGAGCACCATCGATACTCTCTGACGGCTAAAGTCATCACAGCCGACGGCTTCTTGCTGGAGTACCCCGCCGAGACCAAGGTCCGCGACGCCCTATCCGGCCAACGCATATCGAATTCCTTCATCTGCAGCTCCGACGAGCTCTACTGCAACGCCAAAATCCCAGCTTTGGCTGCCGCCGACCCGCTCCGGCCGGGCCATCTCTACTTCCTCCTCCCGCTTTCCAAGCTCGAGTACCCGCTCTCTGGTTCTGACATGGCGGCGCTCGCGGTGCGGGCGAGCGTGGCTCTCTCGGCGTATGCTTCCGGCTCCAGCAAACCGCCACGCAAGGGAGCTCGGAGGGTGATGCCGGTGGCGGCGGAAGTAGCAGGGAAGCGAGCCGCGCTTAATGAAGCCGTGAACGAGAAGGAATTTGGATTTTATACTGATTTTGATGGCGGCGACGAGCGTTATTACGGATCGAATTCGCCTtatgagaagaaggagaagaagatgccTGCGATGAAGCAGAGTCAGGTCAGGCAACGGCGGTTGAATTACAGGCAGAGGCTGAGCACGATCGAAGAGATTGTGGAATGA